From a region of the Cucumis sativus cultivar 9930 chromosome 6, Cucumber_9930_V3, whole genome shotgun sequence genome:
- the LOC116404342 gene encoding umecyanin-like, producing MSRGMGSLTCLFLIGSLFHVVAIDHKVGGDFGWNLPPTLTFYSEWARNNTFFIDDTLRFVSRLNETHTFSEANSKKDFDECVKQGIVFDTSINFTLQNNRLGPRYFVCTDGNHCDMGMKFTIEVLPKSVIMPNTAVENGVLRPILFFITIIANLVFL from the exons atgaGCAGAGGAATGGGTTCTCTTACATGTCTCTTCCTTATCGGATCACTCTTCCACGTTGTTGCTATCGACCACAAGGTTGGAGGTGATTTTGGTTGGAACTTACCCCCAACTCTCACATTCTATTCTGAATGGGCTCGTAATAACACTTTCTTCATCGATGATACTCTAA gATTTGTATCAAGACTGAATGAGACACACACTTTCTCTGAAGCAAATTCTAAGAAGGATTTTGACGAGTGTGTAAAGCAAGGAATAGTTTTCGATACTTCAATAAACTTTACCTTACAAAATAACCGTCTTGGTCCTCGTTATTTTGTTTGCACAGATGGAAACCATTGCGATATGGGTATGAAATTTACCATTGAAGTTTTACCCAAATCAGTAATTATGCCAAACACCGCAGTAGAAAATGGTGTGTTGAGGCCTATACTTTTCTTCATCACTATTATCGCTAATCTCGTCTTTCTTTGA
- the LOC101211326 gene encoding pentatricopeptide repeat-containing protein At1g08070, chloroplastic — protein MAHARHLFDHFPDPKVELWNAISRGYFHNAFYREVVFLFGKMKSMDVRPNCFTFPLVLKSCAKIGAFVEGEEIHCEVIKGGLEGNQFVATTLIDVYSGGRAIGSAYKLFVGMLERNIVAWTSMISGYILCNRVALARRLFDLAPERDVVLWNIMVSGYIEIGDMKAARKLFDTMPYRDTMSWNTMLNGYANNGDVEACEQLFEEMPERNVFSWNGLIGGYAHNGCFFEVLRCFKRMLIDGLVVPNDATLVTVLSACARLGALDLGKWVHVYAATIGFKGSIYVGNALIDMYSKCGLIENAMEVFESMDLKDLITWNSMICGLATHGCGADALTLFHQMKINGEKPDGITFIGVLCSCTHLGLVEEGTSYFNSMVNEYSIAPQIEHYGCMVDLFGRAGLLDRAIEFVKRMPMEADAVIWAALLGACRIYKNIDLAELALQKLIVLEPKNPANYVLLSNIYGDLGRWKDVARLKILMRDTGSKKLPGCSLIEVNDSVVEFYSLDERHSQSKEIYGVLKGLMKLLRSFGYEPNMMELLQGS, from the coding sequence ATGGCTCATGCTCGCCATCTGTTCGATCATTTTCCCGACCCAAAAGTAGAGCTTTGGAATGCGATATCCAGAGGGTATTTCCATAACGCGTTTTACAGGGAAGTGGTTTTCTTGTTTGGGAAAATGAAGAGCATGGACGTGAGACCCAACTGCTTCACATTTCCTCTTGTCCTCAAATCTTGTGCGAAGATCGGAGCATTTGTGGAAGGTGAAGAGATACATTGTGAGGTGATTAAGGGAGGTCTTGAAGGGAACCAATTTGTGGCTACTACGCTGATCGATGTGTACTCTGGTGGGAGGGCAATTGGGTCTGCGTACAAGCTGTTTGTTGGAATGCTGGAGAGAAATATAGTTGCTTGGACTTCCATGATTAGTGGCTACATTTTGTGTAATCGTGTGGCACTCGCTCGAAGACTTTTTGACTTAGCACCGGAACGTGATGTTGTGCTGTGGAACATTATGGTGTCTGGTTATATCGAAATAGGGGATATGAAAGCTGCCAGAAAGCTGTTTGATACAATGCCATACCGAGATACGATGTCTTGGAATACAATGCTGAATGGTTATGCCAATAATGGGGATGTTGAGGCTTGTGAGCAGCTGTTTGAGGAGATGCCTGAGCGGAATGTTTTCTCCTGGAATGGATTGATTGGAGGATATGCTCATAATGGGTGTTTCTTTGAAGTATTGCGTTGTTTCAAACGGATGCTAATAGATGGCCTTGTTGTTCCCAATGATGCCACCCTTGTCACTGTTCTATCTGCTTGTGCAAGATTAGGAGCTCTTGACTTGGGAAAGTGGGTGCATGTATATGCTGCGACAATTGGGTTTAAAGGAAGCATTTATGTTGGAAACGCATTGATAGACATGTATTCAAAATGTGGTTTGATAGAGAATGCAATGGAAGTTTTTGAAAGCATGGATTTAAAAGATCTTATTACTTGGAACTCTATGATTTGTGGCTTGGCAACCCATGGATGTGGGGCAGATGCATTAACTTTGTTTCACCAGATGAAGATCAATGGCGAAAAACCAGATGGAATCACCTTCATCGGGGTGTTGTGCTCCTGTACCCATCTTGGGTTAGTTGAAGAAGGCACCTCTTATTTCAACTCAATGGTCAATGAATACTCAATTGCGCCTCAGATTGAGCACTATGGTTGTATGGTTGATCTATTTGGCCGAGCAGGTCTTTTGGACCGAGCAATTGAGTTTGTGAAGAGGATGCCAATGGAAGCAGATGCTGTCATCTGGGCTGCTCTACTAGGTGCATGCAggatttacaaaaatatagaTTTGGCGGAGTTAGCTCTTCAAAAACTCATTGTGCTTGAACCCAAAAACCCTGCAAACTATGTCTTgctatcaaatatttatggaGATCTTGGTAGATGGAAAGATGTTGCACGGTTGAAGATTTTAATGAGGGATACCGGGTCTAAAAAATTGCCAGGATGTAGCTTGATTGAGGTGAATGATAGCGTTGTTGAGTTTTATTCTTTGGATGAAAGGCATTCTCAGAGCAAGGAAATCTATGGAGTCTTAAAGGGATTGATGAAATTGTTAAGATCATTTGGGTATGAACCAAATATGATGGAACTCCTGCAGGGATCATGA